ctcaACGCCCTTTCACTCTTTGAAAACCCAATTTCAAGAGACCCTTTTGGATTCTTAATCTTGCGTTGATTCTTGCTTTTCGTATTTCTCACGATTTTCAGCGATTCAGGTACCTTCTGCTTCATCTGCCTATGACGACCTTGAACATAATGAATTTCACAAAGCTTCTTCCCTTCCTCTACCCGCCGCTTGCACCGCCATTGTCGACCGTCAGTTCTGTTACACCGGAGATCGTCCGGCACAGCTTCGTTTTCCTCCATTGGGTGTCTTAATTTTCCAAGAAAATCAAAACTTTCTCGGAAAAATCGAATCTTGGAAGTACAGAGTAAAGAAAAATTTGTGGGTGTTGAGGGACTTTCTGTGACTAGGGTTTAGTGCGTGACTTTTTTCTCTCTAGTGTGTGTGTAATGAGAAATTGATAGATGAATGTAGCTTGTGTGTGTTGTAATGCAATGATATAGAGTCCTAAATCGTCTTGGATGCTTCGATTGAATCACAAGTGGAAGCTATTTGTCACTGCAACCAATAATGACACCTCAATTTCTGTAGTTTTATACtgtatagatagatagatatctGATGAGTCCCACGCAATCAGGAACTCCTAAATTCAGACTATATATCTTAGCAATGTATGAttcagaaaaatgaaaaattgagtAATACAAGTTTGATGAGAGCTGACAAAATTCAGAACACTCTGTTTGTCTGTGAATGAttcttttgttttattggtGAATGAGATAATGTATTCGGTTGCATTTTCTAATTGTTTGAGATTGAGGCGTAGTTGTTGTTCTACCGAGCTGCACTTTATGTTGCTGCATAGATCAGATTGTTCTCTAAGtgattttctcttcttctgttTTAGCAGAGGTTACATTATTAATAGAATTGGTTGGGAACTTGGGAAAGTTTTTAATAAACAGTTAGATACATTTGGATATCAGATAGCAGTTGGTATGTTCAAAGAAcgattttttatcaaataatggCAATGCGTAATGTATTTTGGATATATTTGTATGACCAACCTGTTTTGAAGTAATTGCActaaaattcaagattttgtgtgtgtatatagTAATGACAGACCAGGAAACAATGAATTTTGGAGGTGATTTCGTGCATTTTCAACGCGTTTATATAATAGGCGTTCTCGTCAGCAAAACAAAAATGTCTTGGCATCAAGTGGAGTTTTCTTATGAATTCTTTTGTATTCtttactctctttttttctattcatgtttacatttattGACCCCCAATGTTTCTGAATCtgttatttcttaaatttgtaGTAGTAGAAATTACCAACATTTAACAGAAAGTAAATTACTTTATTACAAAGAGAGTTTTATTCTTGATCCATGAGTTTTTTCTGTTGGTCAGTTCAGGAATATCAGAAGATAGCTAACCTTagcttttttcaaaaataaaaataaaattattactcATTTAGACAGAGACATCAACCAATTAACTAGTGCTAGTTGTATATTTGTCAAATGAGTATCAATCAATTTTCCTTTAGAAAAAGCTCTAGCTTGTTATTTCCAAAATTGAATTCTTACATGGAAGTTGAGATGATGAATGAAACAACATATTCAAAATTGGTTGCACTATTGATGacatatttatatgaaatttcATGGAAACAAGTAACAGTTGCTTTCTATAGTGGATTTATTTAGACAATAAATGATAATTGTACTTCGATTATTTTGTACCCTCCCCTTACATTCAACAGTCACTAGCCTGACAACCAAACAGCAAAATTGACTCAAATAGCATATGCATATAGCTCCTGGTTGCTTGAGTTCTAAAGTGAAGCTCAACCAAATAGAGCTCAGTCTTAGAATCGTATCGTTTTTCAACTGTATGTTAGTAATTTGGTTTAGTATTATTATATTCATTGTACAGCGCTATGAAAGAAAAAATGCTAATACGGACTTATAAATTTAGTTTGGgtacatatttaataaatttcctAATACATATATACCGTGTTTATGTAAAACTTATAGAGTAAAAAAGTTCTATCAAAACTATATCTAAAGCCTATGTCCGCACTCCGTCCATGTTTGGAAGCGGTAGCTACCTCAAAATTTGCATTCTCGTTAAAGatatattttcatactaatcGAAATGTATAAAGTGAGAATTTTGATACAAGAAAGGTGGGTTTGGTacgaagaaaaatgttttttctagaaaaaaaaaatttcgaaaaacaagtagatttttctacttattttctagtgtttggtatataaataaaaaatatttatatgtaatcTAGCAAAACATTATGGAGGTGAGATGAGAGGGTGGGGTTCAAGGGTGACGGGGATGGGATGGTCTAAGGGTGGGAGTGGGGGTTGTCGGGTGAGTAGGGAAAAGACAATAAACATGGATCGTCACTGGTACTTgtgtttataatttaaatttgatgagTTCGAACTTCAAAATCATTATTAGTCCTAAATTTATTGTACTGTTAAAGTTTATAGGTTCAGATTTAATATCTGTTTGAAACTTTTGtttttcacatatatatttaaattttgtatcaaaATATTAATCACTTTCTTTGCAGTTTTTCGTTAATTGCTGGTTTTTCGTTACATAAAATTAGAAACAAAAACATAGATTTAGCTGTTATATACAAGAAATTAACTATGAAAATTGACATGATACCCTCccttataaaagtaaaattacaaTGTGTCCAACTTTACTCTTCTCATAAAAATCGGACAAATGTCAATATCTATACCAGAAACTACTTTTACGTAAGTATATGTGTTACGATGCAACTCTTGAGTTCAAAAATTTATAAGCATATCATATGACAAAGATGCATACGTATACGCTAGCTGTAACATCcttaaagatttatttattttttggccAGATAATATAGCTAACGGACTTGGAGTATTCTTATGAAATTAAGTGTGTGAATATATATCACCTACAAATTATTGTcactatttatttattgattgtttgatgaaactcaataaaatttgtatctgttaaataaagaaaagagaaactcttttaaagataaaaaagaagTTCTCCATTTCAGTTATTTTTCGACAAGTTGCAACCGAAACTGCTAATATGAGGAGACTTTTATTGGTAGGCTTTCAATACTTTTACGTAAAAACAATGAAgttaattaactttattttttaaaatagggaaaagggtctgatataccttttaactttgttatttggagctgatatacccctcgttataaaagtggctcatttatgcccttaccgttatataaacggctcacatatacccctgccgttacaaaatggctcacatatacccttcatttaacggaagttaaaagattagttttaaatttatatttattacttctaattttaaaaaaaatatttaggggtatatatgattcttctatcaaagttcaaagtatattttaatttttctcatacataaattattttttgacttcttttattataattatttgagtttcttattcttattttttttcttacattccttagtttaaagagaaaaaaattaaactattttttttgtatgtattataatttaatttcgtattcgaaaaaaaaatttggtcatctacaataagttttacaaaaatattagtgaaacataaataaatttgattatcaaaataataattataaattagtcattgaaacaaaaaaaaattcaaaaaaaatatgtttgatgaggattaaatttactcatatagaattatattttttagaaaaaaataataaaaattagattaaaattattatttttttcatttccgttaaaggaaaagggtatatgtgagccatttgtttacaagtaggggtatatatgagccactttcataacaaggggtatatcagctctaaatgacaaagttgaggggtatataagacccttttccctttaaaataattatagtgTTCGAACTAATTTAACTTATGAGCACTAATTAAGTTAACGGAGATACAACTAATCAGCAATACCATATAATTGGTTGCAGTTTTGATAATTCATGATCCAGCataacaaaaatgaaagaacaaaatatttttaatttacgaTTTTTAAAAACCTTTCATTACCAATAAAATCAGCTAAAGCTCTTCCTATTTTGCATTTGCATTATACTCTAGTATTACATATCCATCAAATTAAAGTTCAACTTACTCCACCATCCCCGGACTTTTTGTTCAAGTGGTAAGAGCGTAACGGATGATGTGTGGGTTAGGAACAATCACGAGTTCGAACCCTACTCGAGATAAAAGTCTGATATTTAAGTAGAGAAGGATAGAGAGTCAGACCcatatatacatttaatttttaatttgttttaaaaaaattactccaCCCTATTTTGCCAATTCAACATTAATTTACTTAACTTCATCGAAGTTTGGGTAAGATGTATACGTAATAGAAACTTTCTTAGTAAATTAATACTACTACTATTAATGTTTATATATTGTTGCCTCGTTGATCATGTTGTTGTTTCTGTCACTATTATAATTCTTATGTTTGTAATCCTCAGATTAACACCACCACAGCTGGGGAAATAGTTGTATTAATGGAACTacaataattatacaaaatcGATTACTACTTTGAACGAGAAAAGATTACAACTAGAGAAGAAGTAACCTTTGTAAAGAATCTGAACATATTCAGGGTGTGATTGATACGaaggaaaaagaattttaagaaaaatatgtgttacttaattttttgtgtattatcttaaagtatttgtatttaatttagATAAATATGATGGGACTTTGTGGGGTGGTGGGGATGAGTGACGATGAGGTAGCAGAGGCGAAGCTAGGATTTTCAATAAGGGGGTTTAAAATCTGTAAAAATAGATAGTCGAAGGGAattcgacatctactatatatacatataaacttaatttaatcatatataaataatataattttccgtcGAAGGTGGTTCGGATGAACCCATTTCATACAAGATAGCTCCGCTCTTATGAGGTCATGTGTTGGAGGGGTGCGGAGAACGCACAAATGTAGAATGTTActtagagctgtcaatatgggctagtaCACCCCATCCAGGCTAATCAATACAGGCCTTGACATTTTACGAGTCAGGCCAGGCTAGCCTATTTTTTGTATGGGCTAACCTTGACATTTTACAGTCTTGCCAGGCAgcccacttttttaaaaaattatattttttttataattactgaattaaattgtaaattataatttaaaaatattatcataaatatcgacaaaacaatattacatggtgataatgttactacttgttaatcaaatccacaaataaaattatctttataatattattaagctttttttaaagtaaaaatataaatatcttatagaaatattaacctaattattttgagttttgactctctttaattttaaattttaatattatattatatattttaattaatttttattaactCAAAGGCCGGTcctaccgatatttctcaagccccatAAATCAGCAGGCTTATTCAAGTCGGGCAAAAAAAACTCTTTCTTGAAATGGACTCCAAAAAGACTTAGTACAACCCTATTAAATCTCAGGTTAGGCTAGGCCGATCCAACGAACTACTCCATATTGATGGCTCTAATGTCACTTGTGGAACTTGCTTTCCCTACTTCCACTAAGAAAATTATTGTCCtcattttttatgaaacttaTTTCCCTtcgaaaaatgttttccaaaaataGTGACCAACAAACACGTCTTCAATTTCATTGTGCAGTTACTcgaaaacaaataagaaaagatTCTGTAAATAGCTATATTTGTGCctagatttaaagaaaatatagcGAGCTTTTCCTTAATTGCACATTTACACTAAACGTAATAGTATTTTGGTTTTATAATGTGATGGAATTTACTATAACTCTGtgtataataatagtaaaatacaTTGTACCTGCAtgcataatataaaataaattgcaTTCTTTTGCATAACAAGTGTATTTATGCGTATACCGTATCTATGTAGTGTAAATACAATGTATTCCCACTACATAGATATGGTATACGCATAAATACACTCTGTCTAATTATATCTCCTACAAAACCACGAAATGTCGCTATATATACTATGTATAGGGCCTTGCTACTCCATTAGTTACCTACTTGAAAATGACATTACTTGGGCTGTAAGCCCAATTTTGGCCCCAAATATGACAACCCTTTCACAAGAAGAAACAACAAGCCCAAATATCTCATAAGAGTGAGGTCTAAAACTTTTACTTATTTGGCCATACCAGAGTCTACAATTTGAATGACAACTTTGATCTTTTTCACATATTTGATGAACCAAAAAAATGGAAATGAAAGACTATAATTGTACATCAGAACTTGAACAAGATAAtcccctctttttttttttctcttctgaATGAATTTGACTTCTGATAACAACATCTAAAGCCAGAATTACATATGTTTAAATGTGATGTTAGTTATTGTCCTGTCACATAACATCTCAGAATTTTCCATTACCAATAATCCACAACCAATCTAAAGCAACACCAGAACATATTCCACATAATATGAATACCACTAGCAAATTACCCAATGCATTTTGCTCAGGACCCTACAAAATTCAGATTCCAATCTTAAAatatgatgtgattataaaatgatcatatggattctaaaattaaaactttaccAACCTTGTATCCTTTAGGTGCAGCTGTCATGACACAAACTGTGAGATGACCATTTGTGAGTCCCAAGAAGGATACCAGAAATATCATCCAGCCTTGATCACCATATTTTGCAGTGAAGTAGAAGCAAGGGACCAGTAAGAAACGTGAGAGGGTCGCGATCATGAGGCCCTTTCGTGATTTCAACTTGATTTTATCAATCAGTGGAACATATCTCCCTATCAGATCCCAAACATTGTACATTGCTATCAAAACTAGAGCATACCTGACAGTTCGAAAAAGAAATTCAAGAGGGACTGCAGACAAAGTTATAGCAATAACGATTTATTCAGAAGGTATGCACACTTACCATGATCCCAATTTGTGGGTACCAGTGTTTTCATACAAGAACCCGGGGAAAATTGATAAAGTAGCGACATAAATCAAGTACAGGTCCAACTCATAGTCAATATTCTGGAAAAATAGTTGTTTGGTGCTAAGACGTTCCGATTGTTTAGCATCATTATTAGTCTGTTCAGTAAACAGAAACATATCAAGTTTATGATTATGAAAATCACTTATAACACAGTTCAGTAGACCTACTTTTTCGATTGATTGAGTTTCGATGCCTGCAGCAGCTAAGTCTGCTGCAACAGTTGTTGATCCTTCTACAGCTGCCTTTGTGCGGTAGTGCTTCACAATTGGTAGCTTAGGGAATATGAATGCATATAGAAGGATGCATAGGAATTCAAAGAATACGGAGATGGCAAGGAACAACACTGCAAAATCAATAACTCTATAAGTTTCTCGCAACATAATATATCAAAGACGCATCAAGCATACTATTTTGAGGTCAAAATCACTTACTAACTCCTTTGCGTAGACCGTTGTTACTGTTTTCAAAAGCTGCCTTGGCCATTAACCTTAAACCAGACGTAACTGCACCAGAAGCAGCAAGACCAGCGAAAAACGACTGCATAATTCATGAATCAGTATACAAACATAATTCAGGAATTTATGTATCAATTGAGGCAGAACAAAGTTACTCATGTTACCACCACCCACTTGAATGAACTCCGGGCACATGAATGATAAATCTCCGGTCATTCCACCTTGAACAATAGCATCCCCAATTCCAAAACAACCTACGATGGCGCATACACCAATGTAATTTCCTATTCCACCCCTACCAGAAGTTGCCAAATCcaactgaaaaaaaaataaaaacagatTCTGAAAAGGCGAACAAAATATCAatcagaaaatgaaaaaatcacaacataCCAGTATGAGCGTGAGTGTGCTTAAGGTATACAGGATATACCCTGCTAAGATGCGTTTTCTTGTATCAACTTTTGCCTCGTTATATGCAAGAATCACTATTGTTCCAAGTGCAAATGGCTGATACACTAAGGTGAGTACCCTTgaaggatgataattcttcaattttcatatcaaaacaAATGAGTCAAGATATATATTTCACTCGCAACAACGCCTCAATCCCAAACATAAcatgaaaaaacataaatattacaAATGGAGACTTACCGGAAACAGTGCGTAGTAGTAATCTCCTATGCTCATTAAACTATTCCAAGCAATGAGAGATCCAAATCCAAGAATCCAACAAACAAGAATACCCACAAATTTCCCctgaaaaatttcatatacattataatttttgCCACAACAAATGACTCTTTCAATTTGACATaacagaaaaaaatttcaagtaaaaaaGTATGAAACAAACCTTAAGCTTGGTAGGACTTGGAATATCCATGGTTGCTTTTTTGTAGAATAAATTCGAACACAAAAAACTGTACAAGCCATCATATAAGTATTAATTTTCATTTGCCTCTTTATTTGAAAATAGAaagtgaatttttatttttttaaaaataattagatcctcttgactttttttttgttcttcgtAAATGTGATTTTATTGTGGATAACACATTGTGAACacattaaaatgtatgtaaCGGTTCTATGAACCATAATACTCTCCtgttttcttattatttatccCCTTAACTAATTACATGGTAAAAAAATTTAGTGTCActaaaaaagtattaattacatCATTTAAATGATTAAACAAACTTAGTTACTTTGCCAAGTTTAAGTTTTCCTCAAGCTAGTCTAGACTTAGAGCCTGTGTTGAAATTACGGTTAAAATCTGCTTATTTTTAGAAACactttttaaattagtttttcagaaaaacgctttgacaaaaaaataatttgtgtttttaaaaattgctTTGAAGTGTCAAATTACAAAACGGACAAAGATCGATGTACTTTCAATATGaagattattttatatataaaaattattttaaatatctattataagaaatttaattttattgaatcAAAATGTACATattcaatttttcaattaatattatacatataaaaataaataaaagtataatattgatataatattgataggatatttaaatataataaatagtaTCAAATATAAAGTAATGACAATAAATgtataagaataaaatgaatattatataaaaataaaacttttaaatgaaTCTTTTACCAAAGTTATgagatatattaattaattaataagagaTTTATGGAAAGATATGCAAATATAGAAGGAATATTTTggttttgtaaaaaataattttttgcttttgctttttttaagaagcataaatttttaacttctttccAATAATAACAGAAAAACTATTTCCCGCTTCTATTTATAAGCAATTTTGATTTGTCAAAcaccttattttaaaaaaaaaaagtaattttctttcaaaataattatttttggtcTTCCAACTATATTGTCAAACAAGCTCTAAATCTGTAATTTGGAGATAGTTACATGGGTCTAGTTAGGGGTGGCATGGTATAGTTTGGTActgtatttaaaattttggtgccataattttgatattcgatttttaaaactattataTCATCATACCAAATTATTTTGTTCAATATCGATTCAGTATTTTGTGGTATGATAAATCGATAGTTTGTTCGATTTTGACTAGTATACTCATATAGTATAATAGAGTGTTATGACTTCAAAAATTCAGAAAAGGATCTCAATATATACTAATTACTAACACATCtagaaatatatattcaaaagaaAGTACAAACAACTCTTTTTGTCAATCAAATTAcatttaaatacatttcaataaaAACAGAATAGTTAAAGTTTTAACTTCTAAACATGTAatttataatttgatatttcaaTGTGTTGTTtctaaatatcaaatatcaaattaataccGAAAAGACAAAAAGAGTATAAATATACACCATAGTATAAATACACACCATATACCATAGTAAATAACATAATactaaaaattatgatttcaaaattttcaatatgATAACGTGTCATCCCTAGATCTACCAGCAAAATATCCTCCCGACTCGGTCGTCCCAAGTTTACATTTGGGTGAATATACCATAAATcctaaaaattgatgaaatatcCTTTACTATTTGACCAAAACAAAAGTTTAGAAGCCGTCAATTTCAACGTCAAAGTCATAAAAGATTTCAAATATGTCATTCCTTTTGTCTAAAAAAAAACGTATAACAAAATGCCACATATTTATTTGCTCAAAACTTACTTAGATTGGGACAGAACTTAAACAGAGCATCAAATGATCCTATTTGTGAAGCATGGAGTCTCTCAATTGCTAGGCACTAGGTCAAACAACGAGAATAAGACTTGTAATCAGCATATGCTAGAGTGGATCAAGTATAGCtataaaatgtaaattttttaaaaatatagctCTGAATAGTAAAATATATAGCACACATGTTTACTGTATCATGTAAAAATTCCTACGTATAAATGACCTGAGACGAGGAAGAACAGTAGAACCCACAAGAGTTCCATCAATAAAGAATAGTTGTAAAAAAGAACACTAATCACTGAAAGTTTAACCAGACGAGCTACACAGCATACACTGAAGAAAATGAAGGAAAGATATTGCAAATTAGTACTGAACATAGTAGTGATTTCAATGTGTATGGTTTTCGGGAGTTAGGGACGTTTATTTACAACAGCAGCAGGCAAAAGCATAAACAAACAGTAATTACAGTCGAGAATCAGGCTGATAAGTCAATCCCAACATCTAAACCCCAATATCCAACAGCAATTTATATGATAATGTTTTGCATTTTTCAGCCAAAACCAAAGATCACTGCCACCACAAAAGTATTTATATCTCGTCTTGAACATCTCATACAGCAAAAGACAGCTTGTCAGGAGACGAGGAATCCTGTCCTGTAATTGATAAATTGACAGATGGTTATAGCATAAAAAGACATATATTTCTACAAGATCATGCTTTAACATGCACCAAGATAGACTacaaattctttctttttttaaatccCGTAATAGACTTTGAAAATATTAAGTAAAAGTGTGGAACTTATTCTGTACGTTAGGTAAAATAAATcatagaaaacaaagaaaagtaCTCACCATAGTAATAGTTACAAAATGTCATGAACAGCACAACAGGAATGAAGATACCTCCGATCCCCCAGGACACATCGATCATCTTATGGTGAGCTTTCTCAAAGTCAGAAAAATCTGTGGCGTCATCACAAATAGTCTTAGTTCTGGCAATAAAAGAGTCCATGTGCATGACAGGACCTTCACTGTTATCCACAACATTAGCTAGCCTTCCTTTCTTGCTTCGGTCAAATTCCATTAGATTCCTTGTTTCTTctcttaaatatttataacttcGCGTCAAATTCATGATGAGCACATTCATTTTTGTAATTCTTGATTTTGCCATGCCAATGTGTATGAACAAATCAGCCAAAAATAAACACATCAATAGAATAGACATGGCAAAGGCCATAGCAGAAGGTATACTGGTGGTTAGGTAGATACTAATTCCTCCCATCCATGCGAAAAGAAAGAGGGTATGCTGCTCTAGTTTAGATACAACCTCAAGTGCTTGTAGTTCCAAGTCCCAGTTCATTTGATTTAACACATTCCTTCTCTGTTCCACATCTAACAACTTCACAACACTTGAACGCAAAGGGCGTGAAGGGactatcaaatgaaaaaaaaaaaaaaaagagaaaaaacaaacaaaagaagCAAGCAACTTTAGGGAACTAAATTTCGTATATCATAGACTAGAactgaaatatttattatttgcatGTGTCTAAGTTAATATGTTGCTGACCTTCAACACAATCAATAGTTATATGTTCTGTTCCAGCCATGAGGAAACCAATATGTTGAAGACTTCCAATATCATCAATTTCTCTATGTCCTATTCCAGCGATAAGAAAAAATGCAAATTTGTTTAGTCAAAATAGTCAAACACTAAAATCAACTTGCCAAACCCAAGTAGTAACCCAAGGCAAACTATACAAGCCATATAGAGAAAGTTCCACCATAAGGAAAGAAATGTATGTTTCTATTAACTTTTCCAGCTTTACAGATGATTGtttattctctttttaaaataaaaataaaagcgTATAACATTTAAGCAGTACTGGGGGTAAGGGGCTTATTCCAGAACTTGAGTAGATGAAGCTATCTACGAAGTCTGATGCGCACCCATGGGATTGGTGCTATGCAACTCACTATAAACAAagct
This window of the Solanum pennellii chromosome 2, SPENNV200 genome carries:
- the LOC107010752 gene encoding equilibrative nucleotide transporter 3-like, with protein sequence MDIPSPTKLKGKFVGILVCWILGFGSLIAWNSLMSIGDYYYALFPNYHPSRVLTLVYQPFALGTIVILAYNEAKVDTRKRILAGYILYTLSTLTLILLDLATSGRGGIGNYIGVCAIVGCFGIGDAIVQGGMTGDLSFMCPEFIQSFFAGLAASGAVTSGLRLMAKAAFENSNNGLRKGVMLFLAISVFFEFLCILLYAFIFPKLPIVKHYRTKAAVEGSTTVAADLAAAGIETQSIEKTNNDAKQSERLSTKQLFFQNIDYELDLYLIYVATLSIFPGFLYENTGTHKLGSWYALVLIAMYNVWDLIGRYVPLIDKIKLKSRKGLMIATLSRFLLVPCFYFTAKYGDQGWMIFLVSFLGLTNGHLTVCVMTAAPKGYKGPEQNALGNLLVVFILCGICSGVALDWLWIIGNGKF
- the LOC107009177 gene encoding uncharacterized protein LOC107009177, with protein sequence MAGTEHITIDCVEVPSRPLRSSVVKLLDVEQRRNVLNQMNWDLELQALEVVSKLEQHTLFLFAWMGGISIYLTTSIPSAMAFAMSILLMCLFLADLFIHIGMAKSRITKMNVLIMNLTRSYKYLREETRNLMEFDRSKKGRLANVVDNSEGPVMHMDSFIARTKTICDDATDFSDFEKAHHKMIDVSWGIGGIFIPVVLFMTFCNYYYGQDSSSPDKLSFAV